The genomic DNA TAGCAATATTTCCGATTAAATGAGCACCAAGTCCAATTGCGGTAGCCGCTCCCACCACTTCGCCAAAGGTATCAGCGGAAGCCGAAATACCTGGTAATTTAATCTCGGGCATCTTTTCGTATATTGGCCCTGTTTTGTCCGGAAATCCTGGTTCTGTACAACCAATGCAAGGGTGTCCAGCTTTAATACACCAGTTCACCCCGCCGTTCCAAAGCCTGGTAGGACAATCCGAATGGGTAACAGGCCCTTTACAACCAAGTAGCAGCAAACATCCCGGTTCGCTAAAATCTTTGGCAAATATGCTGTTATCAAAATACTGGCGCCGCGGACAATTGTCGTGGATTATTCCTCCGTAAAACATTTTGGGCCGTCCAAATTTATCAGTTTCCGGTAATTCATTGTATAAAAGTACATGCGCCAAACTCCCCACAAACCAATCAGGGTGGGGCGGACAGCCAGGAATATTCAAAACTTTTTGGGGATCAATGATTTTTGTTACTGGTACACATCCGGTGGGATTGGGCTCCGCCGCTGGAATTCCACCATAAGCGGCACAAGTACCAATAGCAATAACTGCCGACGCTTTCTCTCCAAGTTCCTTTACAACATCACTAAAATAAAGTTCCCGACCGTCTTTTTCACCAATTGAACAGTAAACGCCGTTATCTTTTGTAGGCACTGCCCCTTCCACTACCAAAAAGAATTTTCCTTTATTTTTTTCAGCTTCTCCTAAAAACGCTTCAACGGCAACATGTCCTGTTGCTGCACTAATATTGGGATGGAATTTTAAACTTATAATTTCCAGAAGAATTTCTTTAATATCCGGATGGACGGAGTTTAACAGGGAAACTGAACAGCCGGTACAGGAAGCGCCTTGAATCCAGATAACTGGCGGCTGGCCCTTAGCCGCCTTTTCCAGGGCTTGAGCCACTTCTGGAACCCTTTGGGACAATCCAAGACTTGCAGCAGTAAAAGAAGCAAACTTTAAAAATTCCCTCCTGGAAAACTTGTTCAAACCCAAAACCCCCTCTTTTTTGTTTTATCGTAAAAAGTACTACTTGCAATTTCCATGCCAAAGAAAAATCCCAGATTTTTAAGTCTGGGATTTTTTATGTGTCTATTTTTTAGACAGATTGACACAAAAATGCGCGAGTTTCATAATTTTTTATTAATTTGTCCATTTTTTAGACATGTCTAATAATTAGACATTTTTAGCAAAAAATAAAACAATCGTACATGATTGTGAAATTAGTAATTTTCTTGGATTAATTATATAAGATTAATTTATATAGTATGTTCCTTTTAGTACAAATTCGTAATATTAGATTTTTATTCCGTACTCTTTTATTTTTTGATATAAGGTTGCTCTGGGTATTCCTAATAGCCTAGCACATGCCAATTTATTGTAATTAGTTGCTTTTAATCCTTCAATTATTAATTTCTTTTCCACTTCCGCTACTGCTTCTTTAAAAGTTGTTATCTTTGTCACTTTCTCTCCGGATAGTGCTTTCGATGTTATTTGGGCAGGCAAATGTTCTGGCTTAATTAAATTACCTTCCGCCAGGTAATACGCTCTTTCAATTACATTTTGTAACTCCCGAATATTTCCAGGCCAAGAGTAATTCATTAAAATGCTCATAGCTTCACGAGTAACAATCTTAGGTACCATTTTTCGCCGTTCACAAAATTCGATCATAAAACGGTTTATCAACAGAGGTATATCGTCTCTGCGCTCTCTCAGGGGTGGAATACTAATATTAAAAACGTTTAACCGATAATAAAGATCCATCCTGAACCGTCCTTCCTTAACTAACTTAGCTAAGGGTTGATTTGTTGCGGCAATAATCCTTATATCAACTTTACGCGGTGCGTTACTTCCCACCCGCTCAAACTCCCGGTTTTGGATAAAACGTAATAGCTTTACCTGCATGTTTAGTGGCATATCACCAATTTCATCAAGAAATAGCGTTCCGCCATCAGCTTGTTCAATCTTTCCTGCTTTGCCCCCCTTTTTTGCTCCGGTAAATGCCCCTTCTTCATAGCCAAATAGTTCAGATTCCAATAAATTTTCCGGAATTGCCGCACAGTTAATAGCAACAAAAGGCTTTTCTGCCCTTTCGCTTAAATAATGAATAGTTCTTGCCGCAATCTCCTTCCCCACGCCACTTTCCCCTTGAATTAAAACATTGCCATCGGAAAGAGCAGCTTTTTCAATTAACTTTTTTACTTCAATTATTTTTTCCGTTTGGCCAGTAATCCCGTCCAAATAGTATTTTTTACGATTTTCCATTTCATATTTATTACGGTAAAATTCCGCTTCCCCTCTGGTCTTTTTTAATAAAAAGGGTAAGCACATATCAATTTCCGCAAGCCCCTGATAAACCGCAATAGCCTTTTCCCGACAGGAATTATATCCACAAGCCCCGCAATTTAGTTCATCTTCCGGTTGAAATTTATCCGTATAAGCCAATATTTCTCTAATTTCTTCTTCG from Carboxydothermus pertinax includes the following:
- a CDS encoding hydrogenase small subunit, with product MNKFSRREFLKFASFTAASLGLSQRVPEVAQALEKAAKGQPPVIWIQGASCTGCSVSLLNSVHPDIKEILLEIISLKFHPNISAATGHVAVEAFLGEAEKNKGKFFLVVEGAVPTKDNGVYCSIGEKDGRELYFSDVVKELGEKASAVIAIGTCAAYGGIPAAEPNPTGCVPVTKIIDPQKVLNIPGCPPHPDWFVGSLAHVLLYNELPETDKFGRPKMFYGGIIHDNCPRRQYFDNSIFAKDFSEPGCLLLLGCKGPVTHSDCPTRLWNGGVNWCIKAGHPCIGCTEPGFPDKTGPIYEKMPEIKLPGISASADTFGEVVGAATAIGLGAHLIGNIATGRLGGHKKKDKEGEN
- a CDS encoding sigma 54-interacting transcriptional regulator, producing MKRLQIVSTDKEKCKACYACVRNCPVKAIKIEDQKAEVLEERCIACGSCVRVCSQEAKKIYSFKDEVLARIKKGDKVIGLLAPSYPVSFYPLKPEEVHGKLLAFGFSKIEEVTAGVEIILPEYGNYLREAKDYVISSACPAIVSLIEKHYPELVNHLAPIKSPMGALAKYLKTQEPKSFLVFIGPCIAKKNEALNFNESHIDAVLTFKEIKEMLKEVAPRRVSEYPRNFTQSFPLPGGLIKSLKHRGYEIESQRGISIEGQEQVIETLESLKEKKVSGVLFYDLLFCRGCIDGPEIDSVLTYIERRQYLLELSKENKKILVKKPVGNFRVKYTVKARELPLPTEEEIREILAYTDKFQPEDELNCGACGYNSCREKAIAVYQGLAEIDMCLPFLLKKTRGEAEFYRNKYEMENRKKYYLDGITGQTEKIIEVKKLIEKAALSDGNVLIQGESGVGKEIAARTIHYLSERAEKPFVAINCAAIPENLLESELFGYEEGAFTGAKKGGKAGKIEQADGGTLFLDEIGDMPLNMQVKLLRFIQNREFERVGSNAPRKVDIRIIAATNQPLAKLVKEGRFRMDLYYRLNVFNISIPPLRERRDDIPLLINRFMIEFCERRKMVPKIVTREAMSILMNYSWPGNIRELQNVIERAYYLAEGNLIKPEHLPAQITSKALSGEKVTKITTFKEAVAEVEKKLIIEGLKATNYNKLACARLLGIPRATLYQKIKEYGIKI